In a genomic window of Aquarana catesbeiana isolate 2022-GZ unplaced genomic scaffold, ASM4218655v1 unanchor237, whole genome shotgun sequence:
- the LOC141122026 gene encoding uncharacterized protein has protein sequence MRRPPPPPDQDPPGLLVKIPSVRNPDPKPYEIYSPRDSINLTMDEVDGREMRKTSEDCLTLSPDCKVEDEDITQYSPGENPTTSNVHPAPHSVDGPSYSSYPEEPQTVRDGAVLPTEKRLSCTECGKCFHSKLGLNRHKRSHTGEKLYSCPECGKCFRFKSKLNKHKRTHTGEKPYSCPECKKCFSEKSSLSIHQRSHTGEKPYSCPECGKCFSEKSILSIHQRSHTGEKPYSCPECGKCFSQKSHLYRHQRSHTGEKPYTCPECGKCFLQKSHLNSHQRSHTAEKRYSCPECGKCFSDKSNLYTHQRSHTGEKPFSCPECGKCFSVKSHLYTHQRSHTGEKPYFCPECGKCFSQKSHLDRHQRSHTGEKPYSCPE, from the exons ATgcggcgtcctcctcctcctccagaccaggACCCTCCAGGCCTCCTCGTCAAAATTCCCAGTGTTCGCAACCCGGATCCCAAGCCTTACGAGATCTACAGTCCCAGAGATTCCATAAATCTAACAATGGATGAAG tagatggacgggagatgaggaaaacctcagaggattgtctcactttgtctccagactgtaaagtagaagatgaggacatcacacagtatagtccaggagaaaacccgactacctcaaatgtccatccggcaccacacagtgtagatggaccatcgtattcctcttatcctgaggaacctcagactgtgagggacggtgccgtccttccaacagagaagaggctttcctgtactgagtgcgggaagtgtttccattctaaattaggtcttaataggcataaaagatctcacacaggggagaagctgtattcctgtcctgagtgcgggaagtgtttccgttttaaatcCAAGCTTAATAagcataaaagaactcacacaggagagaagccgtattcctgtcctgagtgcaagaaatgtttttcagaaaagtCCAGTCTTtctatacatcagagatctcacacgggggagaagccgtattcctgtcctgagtgtgggaaatgtttttcagaaaagtCCATTCTTtctatacatcagagatctcacacgggggagaagccgtattcctgtcctgagtgcgggaaatgtttttcacagaagtcccatctttacagacatcagagatctcacacaggggagaagccgtatacctgtcctgagtgcgggaaatgttttttacagaagtcccatcttaactcgcatcagagatctcacacggcggAGAAgcggtattcctgtcctgagtgcgggaaatgtttttcagataagtccaatctttacacacatcagagatctcacacaggggagaagccgttttcctgccctgagtgtgggaaatgtttttcagtgaagtcccatctttacacacatcagagatctcacacgggggagaagccgtatttctgtcctgagtgcgggaaatgtttttcacagaagtcccatcttgacagacatcagagatctcacacgggggagaagccgtattcctgtcctgagtga